GTTacgtttttttgcttcttcccaTTACCTCcgtacacatacacgcacacatacgaaAAGAAGCAAAGGTGAATGGGGTTTTATTCGCGAAATTCGATCGCCATTAGTCTGGAAGCGATTGTAATTCACAGAAACTAACTATCCGAGCACAGTAATGGAAATCGATACGATACCGTGTCCACACAATGGACAAACCTTTCGCTACGCTTTTCACCAAATGCACATCGGGTTATGATAGGGACATACCGAAAAATGCACTTTTGCGCCAGCCAACGGATAGAAAATACGTGTACACACAGTAGAGTACATCCGCGGAgcataatcaataaaaaagcCTCGATTTCACATCATTCCACACGTAGGGCATCACAccatcaacaccaccaccattacaGCCCGTGCACAATGGCGGCGAACTCGTAAAGCCCTAGAATGTCACCTTAAGTCACCGTGTTTCTTCGAAGCCGTGTTTTTTCACCGCGCGGCAGCGTGCAATCGTACAGCGCGACCGTGTAGCTGACGGGGAAATGAAGATTTGCAACTCTCGTGTCGATTGACGACGCAAGCAGAAGCCTTTCGGCGGAGAATCGACGTACAGTTTCAGATGCACCTGCACGGGGAGCATGAGCAATTGTTCATGCTTCGGgagcgtgtatgtgtgccatCGCGAGCATTTCGTTTCTCTGAGCAAACTTCTTCCTTGCTCTGCCGTTTGCTTGCTGCTAATAAGagcagagaagaaaaaatcacacaatttctgttcacacacatacatgcacaATGCCAGTGAGCCACTGCTCCTTTTTATGTCGACAAATTCTAGCGTAGATTTTGTCGCACAATAAACACCTGTGCAACACGATTTAAGTTATTTTCCACGCTCCAAAAAGACAACAATTTGCCTTAAATCACCTTTACGTGCGTGCAGCACGGCGGAACAGTTTGAATATACGAATCGATACGCAACCCGAGAGCGAATATGCACTTCACGCTCGACAACGCCCAACTAACATGTTATGGATGACAATTTTGTCAGCGTGTTTTTCCGTCGAGTTTACTGTCAATTGTTTGCTCGAGTTGTACTCGGCCGAAATGTGgataaattgtgtttttataACATATATTTATATAGAGCTAACATCATTTGAGTTTATCAAAACGGCTACGAAAGAATTACCAAACATCGGAAGAAATTGTTCCTCTCGTTTACATTGATTTCTCgtcaaatgtttcatgaagCATGTTCAACTAAATTACGGATGTTACTCAATTTCGAACGCTTTACATGTTTTTTGCAATGCCCAACACCAATTGAAGAGGAAAACCAACCAAACTGTCGCTGTTTGACTGCTGCTTGCTAGTTAAAACGAATTCCACCTCGTGCAAGTTGGATTCCAATTTTCtgatcgccatcttgctgTTAAAAATCTTTTGCAGCGATAGTTTCCGATATCGATGGCAGTATTTTCTCCCGTGTGATAAGCACCTAAAATACAGCTTTCCCaataatttctttatttacaattataaatttttattgttcTCACCaacaaacatatttaaaaaatcgatCTACACATCCGACGCAGCCCTGACACAACCCGACTGTCAAAAATTCACTGCACataagcgagagagagagagagaaaggttCGGGCGAACCAGCCGTCGTCGTTGTGAAGTTAATTTTTGTAGCTGATAACAAGCGCCAAAAATGTGCGTTTGAATGTTGAGAAAACCTTGGCCAACATCGTAGTGTCCGACCATCGGCGAACAACCCTTCCCTTCCATCAATATCTGTGGTGCTGTAAATCCCTGTAGATAGGTGTTTTCCCGACAGTGTTTTAGGTGTTCCTTACCCTGTTTACCGTTTTGTACAGAGCACGTTGAACCTCgagataaaagaaaagaaaaaaaggaacggaaaGAAGTGCGCAACAACCGTCTGGCGAGTTTAGGGGTTGCTCAAAAATGTGATGTGATAGCGCGAAGCTgagacgatgatgatggtggcggcTGTGATTTGATTGATAGTTTCGCGAGTTGTGGCATATCGCCCGGTAGCATCTATCTGCTTCTTTCCCTCCTTTAAAGTGTTGTGTGCTAGTGTGCAAATAGCAAGTCGGTCGGTCAATCTTGCTAAGCATAAAAGTCCTTGAagagagcaaagaaaaaacaaatccgtaCCGCGCCATGCGGTTGAAACACTAACCGCGAATGTTGTgcatttgtgtgtatgtgtgggtacGTATGCTGTGTGACAATAGTGCTCCTCGCAACTTCCGTCCCCGGTTGGCTTTTGCCTGGGTTACTATGATTAGCACCATAGCGCGGTAAGAGCGTGTGAGAGATACCGATATTTTCCCCCCCCAACACAGTCCGTGCGAAAGCGAGACGGATCGATCGGAATCAAACGCAGCAGCCGAGCGGATGCTGTCGTGGGAGGCCGCATCATAAAAGGATACGATCATCGTACGCGGGGTCTGACAAAAAGGTGCCCACGCAAATAGGGCGTACCAGGCGGTTCGTCGCGGCCGGGTGGAATTTTTCGGTGTGTGCTTGTGTCCTGTGTCCAATCTGTCGATCTACTCGTGTGTGGTGCAGTGTGAAGCAGGGGAAAATAGTCTCGACTGTGTCGAGAGTGTGACGACTCCGCAGCACAGGCGTTGAACGTTCACTAGCCCTGCATTAGCTCCCCGTCTGCTTAAAGGGAACGTGTGAAggtcgtcgtcgccgtcggTCAGCGGTGGCCGAAGAACGTCGGTTCGAGATTTCGCGCCAAAcgtccttttttgtgttgctagAACAGCAGGATGGTAGCACCGTTGCGGTGACGACTCCTGGAGCCGCCGGGCTCTGAAGCAGCCCCACATAAACCATCAAAATACGGCAACGTATTCCGCTAGATCCGACCATTTTTTGACACTAAGCAGCGCGCGGTGAAGAAGAGGAACAAGAGTAGGACAGTGCACAGTCATCGCAGTGCCGTATGCAaacagctgttgctgctgtgttgTGAGTGGATCCCGCAGTAATCTTTCACCGTGGACACCGTCACGTTTGCGGAAGCGAACCTTCTTGGTCCTCATCGACGGCGTGCTGGTGAGAATAGTGTCGATTCCCCATGCACCCTAGCAGTTTGCCAACAACATCGTTACCGTACATCCAAGCAGTGACAACCGAAACAGTGTGGAAGTGATGGCGACAAGGGGCGACAGGAAGATGCGTGTGGTGGCGCTGGTTAGCGGTGGGAAGGACAGTACCTACAACATGATGCAGGTGGTTGCCGAGGGCCACGAGCTGGTCGCACTGGCCAATCTGCATCCGAAGGATCGGGACGAGCTGGACAGCTACATGTACCAGACGGTGGGTCACCAGGGCATCGAGAAGCTTGCCCAGGCGATGGAGTTACCGCTGTACCGGCGCATGACCCGGGGACATTCGATCAACACCAAGGGCCACTACGAACCGACCGAGGACGACGAGGTGGAGGATCTGTACGAGCTGCTTGCCGAGGTGCAGCGCGGTCAACACATCGAAGCCGTCGCCGTCGGTGCCATCCTGTCCGACTATCAGCGTGTAcgggtggaaaatgtgtaAGTGTTGGTGGTTTGGTGCGTGCACTTGCCGTGATTCGGAATGCTACACCCCAGAGCTATGTTTGCGATGTTGACTCTCCCCATTATCTTATCTCGTCGCGTGTTTGTTCGTCTCGTTGCACCGACAGCTTTACACGTGTTTTACATTGTTGTGTCATTTCCGTGCCGCCTCTGTTTTGCATGCCACATTGCGATTTGAGTGGAGTAAGCGACTTTCCGATCTTTATAGTGGATTAATTATTGCTATACAATACTGTGTTGTATTTGTTGGCTCGTCTGAACTGTTCGTGGTCTACACGTAATCTGAATTCACCACGTAAAGTTACGTAAAACTGAAAATGCAACTGATTGTTTCTTCTAATATACCATACAACTTGCGGAAACTAACATTAATAACGCTACAAACAAAGATTTCTCCCCAGACTACGTTAGAGAGCTTCTATTTCTGCTATAATGGGGCGAATTAATGTAGTATAAAATGATATCAACTATATTGAGACTCCCGGGAACTGACAAGATCGCGGATTAATGGGATATATTTAAGAAATGGTTTTGGCTGATatataatttcattaatttagaatTTCATGATTGTTACGACTTGTCTCGCGAATAACAAGTTCAAAATGATGATTAATTTAGCTAATTAATTCGTTTAGTATAAAGAATAATGAATGGTGAAATGGAAGCAGTGGTGCAAGTAAATAATAAGCGTCCAAGTGCAAGAGGAGGCACTATTTCACATTTGCATGATTTACGATCACATCACCCGGCGTCCATTATCAGTGCACATTCACGATAATCCACATTCGCAACATTGTGCAACAAAACGATCATTAACCGTTCGCAAAACCCGTTCATTTgtctcaacaacaacaattgtttgctttgtatttattttagctGCGCCCGGCTGAACCTTATCTCGCTGGCCTATCTGTGGCGCCGGGACCAGACGGAGCTGCTGCAGGAAATGATCGAGTGTCAGGTGCATGCGATCATCATCAAGGTGGCGGCACTCGGATTGATGCCGGACCGCCATCTGGGCAAATCGTTGAAGGAAATGCAACCGCACCTGTTGCTGATGCGCGACAAGTACGGGCTGAACGTGTGCGGCGAGGGTGGCGAGTATGAAACGTTCACGCTAGACTGTCCCCTCTTTCGAAGTCGGATTGTGGTGGACGATGTGCAGACGGTGATCAGTTCGGCCGATCCGGTGTGTCCGGTAGGATATCTAAACTTCACCAAGCTACGGCTAGTGCCGAAGGAGCGTATCGAGCCGGTGGTAATAAAAAACTCGCTCGATTTCATCCACGATCTGAACGAGTCCAGCTACAGCGATCTGAGCGATCCGGATTTGAGCGAAACCGAGCTGGAGCTTATCGAGCGCAGCAGCTGCGGGATGGCGGCCGGCATTGGGGTGACACGCGGCACCGTTTTGCGCAATTCGTTCAGCAAGGACGATCTTAGTGGGGCGGCAGTGATAGCGGGAGCAGCGGGAACAGCAACGGTGGTACTGTCACGCAGCAACAGCATAACGAAGGAGCTGACGGTCTGTTCGAACCTCGAACCAGCACCGTACAGTAAGTCACCGGTGCGGATCATTACGAAGGCACGCTCAAGCATTAGTGCGGGTGATTCGGCACCGATCGCGAGCGATGGTCCGGTCGAGGTGCTGCCACCATTTCACTACGCACGCGAAAGTCGTCCATTGAGCAATAAACCACGTGCGATCGTTAACTCCAAGGGCTGGATGTGGGTGGCCGGTGTACAGGGCTGTGGGGAAGATTCGCGGCAGGCGATGACCAGGGCGCTCGAGACATTGGAAGGTGAGCATGTGAGTCAGGGACGGTTAAGACATCGAATGACGATATATCGCCATTTTCTCACGCTTTCCTTTCAGAGATGGTGCAATCACGTTCATTTACGCTGCGACAAATCTGCTACATCACGTTGTACGTGCGAAATATGAGCGAATATAGCTTTATCAATGAGATTTACTCGACGGTGTTCGCATTCGCCAATCCTCCGACGAGGGTAGGACCAAATCGCACATCGTGCATGATGGTTTAAGTTGAATACATTTTGTTCTCCGTTCCAGGTGTGCGTGGAGTGTCCCCTGCCAGCAGACTGTGCCGTTGTTCTAGAGGCTGTTGCTTTTAATCCCGTTTCTAGTGGTAAGTCCGTCACAATACCGATTTCTACGATCATTCCCATTCCTGTTCCTATTGCTCTTTGTTTGGTTATTGCTCGTTGCGAAATGGTATTAGGGCATTTTACCGTTGGGTAAAATCCAATTTACGcgcaaccttttttttgggctGTCTGAGGGATCGATTGTCTGAATACCGAAGAACAAAATATCGCAGTCGACACTACTCACTTCGATGGGAAGGTCAAAAGACTGACACATGACTTTGCACTGGCTACAACGTGAAAAATAGAATAGTGTTTATCGACCATTTCATTATTCATGAAAAACATCTCGTATAACGCTCGAAGTGTAATGAAAATTGTCCGATATCTCTTGCCTACTTAGCTTCGGAACTTGAACATAAAAGGCAGACAATGCACGTGCAGGGCATTTCTCATTGGGCACCGGCTAATATCGGTACCTACAGCCAATCGACAAAGGTAAGTGTCAGTGAATGAATGTATACTTCCATAGTTCAGTTCACTGAATAATGCACACTTTTCTTATCATCCTTCTTCAGGTCGGCCACATCACGTACATCTCCGGGCAGATTGCTCTGGTACCGGGCAGCATGACGATCATCGAGGGCGGCATCAAGCAGCAGTGCAAGCTAACGCTACGCCACCTGAGCCGGATAGCGAAGGCAATGAATGCGCAGGGTGGTCAGCTGCGGGACGTAGTGCAGGGCATTTGTTTCGTGACGCACCCGAGCTACATCTATGAGGCCCGCCGCCAATGGGAACGGCGAACAGCAAACGCGATCATTGACTACATCGTTGTGCCGTCACTGCCACGTGGTGCCCTGGTCGAATGGCAGGTGTGGGCACATTCGCATAACGATAAATTCGATTGTAAGCTGCCGCTTATTTTCTAACTAGCTAAACTCAATGAAACGTACCAGCCTAATGCGGTTTTGTAATTGTTCTGCTTATGGTATAGATGAGGAAACAGGATGCTCCATCGGAGAGTACTCGATATCGATTCGACGCCGCTGGAACTACGAAAACAACTGCGCATCGATCGTGTGCTACGTGTCAACGGGACTGGCCACATCCACCACTAAGCTGACCGAGCTGACGGATGACTATCTGCATCATCACACGCAACTGGCACAACGAATCACGCGCGATCACATACACGACACGATCGCGTACGTCCTGCGCAAGCTACTACAGGCCTATCCGGGGCTGCTCGGTATCAGCCCGTCCTCTCCGTCCGCCGCTAGCAACGATGATGCGTTGATGGGTGCAGAGGACGATCAAATCGCACGGCCGCATCCTCCACGAGCACCGCCGCCGCCATCGTCGGATCTAGCAAAACCTGCCGTACATTTGCGCGTATTTTATCAGGTGGATGCGATACCATCCGTACAATTTCTTATCGATGCCGTCGAGAGTTTTTTGGTATCACCGGCCAACGTGGCACGGATCGCGTACACTATTATACCGGCCTGCCATCTGCAAAACTTTAGCACGTTCATCTCGATATGCGGTTTACGGCATCACGAGTAGTAGCGGGCAAAATGGATGCGAACCAATGTAGAGCAGACAGGCGATAAGCAAACGGCACTAGTCTAGTTGTATGTAGCATAGGAAACTCCCGACCACAGTAACATACATCCCAGCCTGGGTGCTTAGCAAAGGTTTTTGGGACGAATGTTTTCCTGATAGGATGACGACGAACGTGTGAAAATGGCACACCACGGTCTAAATGTCGCGCTGCAACCGAACACAAGAGTGACCAGTAGTGCTACGAATagttgcgtgtgtatgcgtgtgcatgtatgtgtgcgagtgtgcgtgtgtttctgtgtgatCGTAAATATATGTGCTTGCAAGTGAATTAGATAGGCCTATAGTATGAGGAAAACGGGGCGGGTTAAGGAGTGCGTGGCTCTCACATGAAGATGTCCCCCGTATGATATTGTTAGACTATTGCAAAAGAATAAGGAACAAATTATGTATATTAAACTGTTGATCATTTATACCATTTGATAGGCGAAATGTTAGcggttttaattattattgggTTACTTTTTACAATTGATTAGCTATGTTATTGCTCATCAGACCTATAAATTGAATGTGTATAAAATGAATGCGTCCGATTGAGATCCACGGTAATACAGAGCCAACCTGTTGTGGTGGAGTTGCTGTATCTCTAATAACATATCGCGTAGTAGCATCCTTGTTACACGAATCGACTAATCGTGCTAGatataaaatgtttttatgttttcgatAAGCATAATTGgccgaaacgatcgaacgCCAACTCATACCAACACACCAATAGGCCAAACGGTTGTTATCGTTGGTTATAAgcacgatgcaaatgttaattaaaaccCTTATCTCTGTTAAAAGACAGCAGAAAAGGTGTAGCGGTTCGGTTTCATGAAGAGACCCTGATGTGTTTGATAGGACATTATTAGCCTAGCAAACATTATTCAAAGCATCGACATACGAAGCTTGGTTATAGAGAAACGATTTTAGGTGAGATGATGTTAATTTGCTTACTGCTATCACTATGCAGTGAGATAAGATAAGCTGATAAGAAATGTATCGCTTGCGTTACGTTTATCAGTTTATAGCAATTGTTGAGCAAGACAAACACCATACATTGATATAAATTTGCCACATGCATGTTTATGCTGCTTACATGCCATGTCCCGTTGGTGGAAAAATCCTACCCAACCGGTTTTTACCCACCAACAGCTAGTGCAGTGATGTCAAACTCATATTTGTGCGCGGACCATTTTTCATGTGGAAATTTCTTTGTGGTCCGGGTGGGTACCTTGCAACGATGATGAACATGCTTATTTAGTCGGATCGGATTGATCAAACTACGTGGAACTGTGGGGAATACACCTGATTGACTCTGAGTTTCAGAAGGTTGATGAGTCGCATGCGATTCCGGCAATTCCTCCTAATAAAGCGGTTTAATGTTGTCGGTCAACGGCATACTGTGTATTCAGATTTGTCCAAATCAAAACGTAGTCTACCAAACAATTAATGCGCTTAGCAGACCGAATCACATGCAATGTTTCCTAGTCTCTTGACGTTAGGAGATGCAAATTTGAGCCAATAGCCAAAGTcgttaaaagataaaaaaaatgatatcgAGATATGGCGATATCGGTTGGCCAGATTTATCAGCACCCGACGTTCTTCTGTGGGGATATCTGAAGATTGACAgttaatataataaatatattaaccAGGAATATTCAAATAACCGTAAAAAatgcagaaacaaaaatacgGTATGTGCGGGGGACCTCACAATGTTCAACAGATTTTAAGCAATCCAATTTCAAAAGGATGTCGCAGAAGAGAATATTTCacccgttttttttatattacaatcTGGCATCTGATTCCTCCAGACAATAGTCGAAGTTATCAAAATATGTTCGCGAGTCGGATTGAAAGACCTTGCGTGCCGCACGTTTGACATGACTGTTATTGCAGTTACGTGTACCACAATGAAATGGTAATGGTGGTTGTGCGTTGTTATGGTAACCGCGATGGTGATAGGAGCGCACTCGTTGCCTCCCGAAAGCTGTCCTCAATTGGTTGAAAGTTTCATTGTAATTCCATACGAAAGAAGTTAATGAAGTTATGCTTCATTAAACCGACGTCGCTGCAACTACTAATCACTAGAAGCAATTTGGTTAAAATGCTTAAGTGTCTGAGATACTCTGTTGCAGCACTACTTACGAACTGGTGGTCTTATCAGTGCGGGGTTTTTTGTGAGAGGTAGATTATTGATTCCGTTCTGGCTGGCCCGTAGTGTTCTCGCGGAGGGAGctctttattttctctttctcgctcttgATTGTGCTCTTAATTGACCCGCGGCGTAGTAACAGCTGACGATTCGCGGGCAATCGAGGGCACATCTGTGGCAGGCTGAACACACCTACCAGTTTGTGCCTAGTTTCCGTTCACTGTGCAGGTTATTTCATCTGCTAAAACCGACCTTAGtcaattatttatatttacaatTGCACTGCCAAGATGCCTACGACCAAGTTCTTTCAATCAACGAGAAAAATCATCGGCGCCGGAGTGAACTACAAGTAGGTACACGAGTCGCTTCATTACAATTGCTTCATTTACTTCATATCGTATCACCTCCAACGGAACGGTTTACTCTGGACTATTCGCTAAAATAAGGTCAAATAATTGTACATAAAAATCGCCATGCTTTGGATGACTTGGTCACGCAGAACTAATCATTCCAATAACTTTAATCTGCCACAGTTCCGATTGTTTTAAgactaaaaacaaaagaaacatagTTTGGGCGGaaagaattattaattatttaaaaaggtACTAAATCACTTCGTTTCTATGGACGCTTTCTGCTTTGCCACCGGTAGTTAAACCACTTAATAGCTTATCGTACTATATTTTGTCCCTTAAATTTAACTATTGTTTTACGATGCCCTTGGTTTTCTTTAACGGTCCGTCCTGAATTTATCACACAGAGAAATATTACGCCTCACAAACGCCCCAAAACCGGATGCTCCCGTCATCTTCTTCAAGCCTATCTCATCCCTGCTGGACGTTCCCACCGGTTCCCCGGCTGCGTCTTCCCCCGTACCGACCATCCGCATACCGCCCGTCTTTGGTGGCGTGATCAACTTTGAGGCCGAGCTGGGCGTTGTCATTGGACGGCGCTGTTCGAATGTGTCCACCGAGCAGGCGATGTCGTACGTCGGTGGTTATTGTCTCGCGCTCGATATGACCGGTATGGACTTTATCCTCGATGCACGACCCAAAGGATTGCCCTGGTGTCTCGGCAAGGGTTTCGACACGTCCACCCCGGTGAGTGGGTTGATAACGCGTGCCGAACTTCCGGCCCCGGACGATGTGCGCGTATGGTGCGATGTAAACGGAGTGCGCAAACAGGACGACAGTACGCGCAATCTGATCTTCCCGATTGCGGAGCTGATCGCGTACGTGTCGCGTTACATGACGCTGGAGGAAAATGATCTGCTCCTAACCGGAACACCGGCCGGTGCAGGACCGGTACGCCACGGGGACGTAATCGAGTGTGGGCTGGGTGATGGGCTGGTGACGATGCGTTGTGCCGTAGCGGACGAGTAGCAGAACGTAGCCTTCGAGTACTTTGAGGTATGGATTAGTTTGGtttaaaagaacaaaaacagctTCCAATAAATTCGTTCACCCCTCGGGTGAATGCTGGTGTAGAATTGGATTCTACAGTACATATTGTAAATGGTAGGAATTTCGATGAATCGTAGCGTTTAAATccattttgcttccttttggtCGGTGGGTGACGAAAGCAATCGTCTAGTCTCTGTATCGGAATCTTCCTGTTCGCCCTCGGCTCGGATGTCGTAATTTGTGACCAGCGGCGATGACGGTGGTGTTCCGGGTTGCGGTGGCCGTTTCACCCGATTCGGGCTGTTCAGCATCGTGGACACCGATGCGCATTCTTGCTGATACGGCAGGTGACAGTTGCGATCGGTAAATGCTGGATAATACTGGCGATAGCAGAGATAGGACAGGCAGATCCCGATCAGTGAACCCACCGTCACATCCTGCCAGTGGTGATGATAGTCGCACGTACGGCTGATCGCAATCATCGTCGCAGCAAACAGTGGCAAACCGGACGCTATCACGCGCACGGATCGGCCACGGCCACGATCGTTCATCAGGTGCAGCTTCCCGATGAGGTACCAGCTAAGGAATCCAAGACCAACGAAGGCAACTGGAGGGAATGATGGGCAAAAAAGAAGCATTATCGATTGATGGCTCAAAGGCAAGCACACCCTGAAATCACCTACAGGAGGAATGTCCGGAAGGGAAGCTCTTGCGTCCATCCATCAATGCCCGCACATCCGTTCCGGTGCAGTGCAGTTGTTCGTTCAGCACACCATCCGGAAAACAGCGCCAGAAGAAGTCGGGCCTTGGTCGACCGACCGCAATCTTGATAGTGTTCGTTAGCACACCGTTCAGGCCGAGGCCGAGCGTAAACGCAAGCACGGTGCAGCGAAGTTCCTGCCGATCCCGCGACTTGAGATAGTGCAGCGTAAAGACCAGCCCCGGCACACCGAGCACGATGGGCCACAGCATGGTCAGTGGCACGTAGCTATCGGTCCGCGGATTCCGGTACAGCCATAACTCTTCCGCCTGGATCTTCCGAACGAATGGGGCTTTAAACTCGAGTGCGCTGTAAACGGGACGAAACGATAGGTGGATGTACGGAACTCCGAAGCGCAGCTTGCAAACGAAGCAGCGGAGTTGTTATACTTACATGTAAATACACGTCAGCGCGATCCGCACAATCGTCTCCAGTGGCAGGTTGTATTCCGGTGCACGTGGAAGTTTTTTCTGTCCAACTGGTGACGCTGCTCCGCCGCATGCGTACGCGGACGCCGCCATACCTTTCGATGCCATTCGGTGCCGGGTAATGGCGGAACCGGACTGTACGATCCTTCCCGCACGACCAACTTTACTGCGGTGGAACCGAAGTTTGAGCACAGCGCGTGAAGCACCAGCTGGCTATGGAATTTTTCAATGTCGTCTTGCAGTTTGGGTGGGGGTAACCACCGTCATTCAACAGCTGACAGCTCTGGGCTCAGTGTTTTTGTGAGAGCGAAAAGCAGCGCTAGCGCTCGTTTGGTGTGGCGTGAAAGAGACAGCGaaggaaaatgtaaacaaagatTGTGCGTTTAAACATCACAACGTCAATAGTCCAGGCAAACAACTGAAAGTTACAGAAATACAAACAAtggaaagaaataatttaaatgtctTGCATCATCCATGGAACAAGTGACTTAACAATTTGTTGGGCACTGACTGATACTTAGATAATACAAGATAAGGAAAGCTTCTTTTCGGATAGTAATCAGGCAGAACTGTGTATTCGTACCGAAGTCGATTGCGATGAATTATTTGACTCGTGCCCTGATGGTGCTggctttttttacattaaattacATTAGTTTATTGTAAGGAACGTGTCGAGAGCGACTAAGAATCTTACAGCTTAGTTAAACAGTTCTTATCACTTCAGTTCTGTCGTCCGCTTATGAAGCATTCCAAACACATTCAAATAGCTGTTCAACTTTATACGCACGTTGGCCCGCTCCACAATGGAATCGAGCGAACGGGTAAATCGTTCCTTAGCATTGTTCAACGATGGAGGACGCAAAATGCCAAACCAGCCGCTCGGATCAATCCGGCCTACGTCCACATCCACCGGATGGCTGTCGAGTGAAAGCTGTGGAATGGTTGACGAATCACTGGCATCGTCGTCTTTCGACACAGTGTGAAGTGCCCGAAACTCTTTGTAATCTTCTGTTGGCAGCTGTACGGCACTGACCGCCATGGGTCCTTTGGTGAAGCGCGTATGGGCCAACTCCATCTGGCCTTCGGTCGTTAGCCGCGCTATGTCCTGGCTCAGCTGAACATCCTGTTCGATCAGCTCGAGCGAATTAATAAGCAGCTTGTCCATCAGCTCACACAGGTCATCTTTGGAGGAGTTTTCCATTGCGATTTTGGGTGTGATTAATATGATGTTATACTAGGGATGTTTTCTCGTGGGAAGGACTGGAAACAACCACCAGTaaagggtttgttttttctttgctgtcaTGTGACTGACGGCTGACTGAAATCTGAACCCATCCCACTTGGCACAACGACAAAGCCTGCTGATGTGGTTAGTTGGGCACTAACCCTTGACAGCGTTTTTGTAGAGGAAAAGGGCACAAGCCCAagcaacaatttaatttaaaaaggtAACGATTATCAATGGGGCATGCTCGCAGAGATGATAATTAGAATGgtcttaaaataattaaaaacatcgCAGAAATTacaaatgtttcaataaatCGAAATCTACTGTAAATTTTATTTGCCCAGGTAGACAGTTTttcataatataaaaaaatgaagaattcACAAATGTTTATTGACACA
The Anopheles moucheti chromosome 2, idAnoMoucSN_F20_07, whole genome shotgun sequence genome window above contains:
- the LOC128297533 gene encoding uncharacterized protein LOC128297533 isoform X2, translating into MATRGDRKMRVVALVSGGKDSTYNMMQVVAEGHELVALANLHPKDRDELDSYMYQTVGHQGIEKLAQAMELPLYRRMTRGHSINTKGHYEPTEDDEVEDLYELLAEVQRGQHIEAVAVGAILSDYQRVRVENVCARLNLISLAYLWRRDQTELLQEMIECQVHAIIIKVAALGLMPDRHLGKSLKEMQPHLLLMRDKYGLNVCGEGGEYETFTLDCPLFRSRIVVDDVQTVISSADPVCPVGYLNFTKLRLVPKERIEPVVIKNSLDFIHDLNESSYSDLSDPDLSETELELIERSSCGMAAGIGVTRGTVLRNSFSKDDLSGAAVIAGAAGTATVVLSRSNSITKELTVCSNLEPAPYSKSPVRIITKARSSISAGDSAPIASDGPVEVLPPFHYARESRPLSNKPRAIVNSKGWMWVAGVQGCGEDSRQAMTRALETLEEMVQSRSFTLRQICYITLYVRNMSEYSFINEIYSTVFAFANPPTRVCVECPLPADCAVVLEAVAFNPVSSASELEHKRQTMHVQGISHWAPANIGTYSQSTKVGHITYISGQIALVPGSMTIIEGGIKQQCKLTLRHLSRIAKAMNAQGGQLRDVVQGICFVTHPSYIYEARRQWERRTANAIIDYIVVPSLPRGALVEWQVWAHSHNDKFDYEETGCSIGEYSISIRRRWNYENNCASIVCYVSTGLATSTTKLTELTDDYLHHHTQLAQRITRDHIHDTIAYVLRKLLQAYPGLLGISPSSPSAASNDDALMGAEDDQIARPHPPRAPPPPSSDLAKPAVHLRVFYQVDAIPSVQFLIDAVESFLVSPANVARIAYTIIPACHLQNFSTFISICGLRHHE
- the LOC128297533 gene encoding uncharacterized protein LOC128297533 isoform X1 codes for the protein MATRGDRKMRVVALVSGGKDSTYNMMQVVAEGHELVALANLHPKDRDELDSYMYQTVGHQGIEKLAQAMELPLYRRMTRGHSINTKGHYEPTEDDEVEDLYELLAEVQRGQHIEAVAVGAILSDYQRVRVENVCARLNLISLAYLWRRDQTELLQEMIECQVHAIIIKVAALGLMPDRHLGKSLKEMQPHLLLMRDKYGLNVCGEGGEYETFTLDCPLFRSRIVVDDVQTVISSADPVCPVGYLNFTKLRLVPKERIEPVVIKNSLDFIHDLNESSYSDLSDPDLSETELELIERSSCGMAAGIGVTRGTVLRNSFSKDDLSGAAVIAGAAGTATVVLSRSNSITKELTVCSNLEPAPYSKSPVRIITKARSSISAGDSAPIASDGPVEVLPPFHYARESRPLSNKPRAIVNSKGWMWVAGVQGCGEDSRQAMTRALETLEEMVQSRSFTLRQICYITLYVRNMSEYSFINEIYSTVFAFANPPTRVCVECPLPADCAVVLEAVAFNPVSSGKSCNENCPISLAYLASELEHKRQTMHVQGISHWAPANIGTYSQSTKVGHITYISGQIALVPGSMTIIEGGIKQQCKLTLRHLSRIAKAMNAQGGQLRDVVQGICFVTHPSYIYEARRQWERRTANAIIDYIVVPSLPRGALVEWQVWAHSHNDKFDYEETGCSIGEYSISIRRRWNYENNCASIVCYVSTGLATSTTKLTELTDDYLHHHTQLAQRITRDHIHDTIAYVLRKLLQAYPGLLGISPSSPSAASNDDALMGAEDDQIARPHPPRAPPPPSSDLAKPAVHLRVFYQVDAIPSVQFLIDAVESFLVSPANVARIAYTIIPACHLQNFSTFISICGLRHHE
- the LOC128301844 gene encoding acylpyruvase FAHD1, mitochondrial, whose translation is MPTTKFFQSTRKIIGAGVNYKEILRLTNAPKPDAPVIFFKPISSLLDVPTGSPAASSPVPTIRIPPVFGGVINFEAELGVVIGRRCSNVSTEQAMSYVGGYCLALDMTGMDFILDARPKGLPWCLGKGFDTSTPVSGLITRAELPAPDDVRVWCDVNGVRKQDDSTRNLIFPIAELIAYVSRYMTLEENDLLLTGTPAGAGPVRHGDVIECGLGDGLVTMRCAVADE